A single Chryseobacterium sp. DNA region contains:
- a CDS encoding DnaJ domain-containing protein, whose protein sequence is MKDYYYFLGIPQDASEEDIKKAYRKLSLKYHPDKNDNDDFFADRFREIQEAYEILSDAVKRRAYDQNLENHQKSFRYTVPPAIKTFTANKIHAKKGEEIIISWQTSNADVVKVLPFGLEKPYGERIFKITEFKNGKFQLLLHATNSLLHKTAVQGITITEVFENDSEKFKNSVEEMFKPQPATRINKSGQPKIVMLLVGIIVLIVAIYFLIKSFS, encoded by the coding sequence ATGAAAGATTATTACTATTTTCTCGGTATACCCCAGGATGCTTCGGAAGAGGATATTAAAAAAGCCTACCGAAAGCTGTCTTTGAAATACCATCCGGATAAAAATGACAATGATGATTTTTTTGCTGACCGTTTCCGAGAGATTCAGGAAGCATATGAGATCCTGAGTGATGCTGTAAAAAGACGGGCTTACGATCAGAATTTGGAGAATCATCAGAAAAGCTTCAGATATACGGTTCCACCTGCGATCAAAACTTTTACAGCCAATAAGATTCACGCTAAAAAAGGGGAGGAGATTATTATCAGCTGGCAAACGAGTAATGCCGACGTGGTAAAAGTATTACCTTTTGGGCTGGAAAAACCTTACGGAGAAAGAATATTTAAGATTACAGAATTTAAGAACGGTAAATTCCAGCTGTTACTTCATGCGACCAATTCTCTTCTGCATAAAACGGCTGTTCAGGGTATTACCATTACAGAAGTTTTTGAAAATGATTCCGAGAAATTCAAAAACAGTGTTGAGGAAATGTTTAAGCCACAGCCTGCTACCAGAATAAACAAATCAGGCCAGCCTAAAATTGTGATGCTGCTGGTGGGAATTATAGTGTTGATTGTTGCTATTTACTTCCTGATAAAAAGCTTTAGCTAG
- a CDS encoding helix-turn-helix domain-containing protein, producing the protein MMKAKESVFDKKKELIKDHIKAESLKQSKERIIRNELLSIRYKIENYIDSNTFEPEKSLKALDFIKMYLKVLDITKKDLAKHLDMHDSNLHKYLSGERKLNAQIVLKLSKFTHTNPEYWFRIQIKNELLELKKESEKVSDYTKYDYKYLAED; encoded by the coding sequence ATGATGAAAGCAAAAGAATCAGTTTTTGATAAAAAAAAGGAGTTAATCAAAGATCATATTAAGGCGGAATCTTTGAAACAAAGTAAAGAAAGAATAATAAGAAATGAACTTCTTTCTATACGGTATAAAATTGAAAATTATATAGATTCAAATACTTTTGAACCTGAAAAATCATTGAAAGCACTTGATTTTATAAAAATGTATCTTAAAGTATTGGATATTACTAAAAAAGACTTGGCGAAGCATTTGGATATGCATGATTCAAATCTGCATAAATATTTATCTGGAGAAAGGAAATTGAACGCACAAATTGTACTGAAATTAAGCAAATTTACCCATACAAACCCGGAATATTGGTTCAGAATCCAAATTAAAAATGAATTATTAGAACTGAAAAAAGAATCAGAAAAAGTTTCGGATTACACTAAGTATGACTATAAATATTTGGCTGAAGACTAA
- a CDS encoding sigma-70 family RNA polymerase sigma factor: MPQKEKESIISQTVSNYGGKLMSYIRPKVKNAEDAEDILQEVWYQFSSITNLSEIVNVGGWLYRVTANKITDRYRKKKTENLEDFVYEDEDGSFSIKDILLMDESAGPEVKMFQDEIWKKLFEALDELPEKQRLVYVENELNDKTLQEIADEQEENIKTIISRKNYAVKHLRNRLRRLYEDLKS, encoded by the coding sequence ATGCCACAGAAGGAGAAAGAAAGCATCATCTCACAAACCGTTTCCAACTACGGAGGGAAGCTGATGTCCTATATTCGTCCTAAAGTGAAAAACGCTGAAGATGCGGAAGATATTCTGCAGGAGGTGTGGTATCAGTTCAGCAGCATTACAAATCTTTCTGAGATTGTGAATGTAGGGGGCTGGCTGTATAGGGTGACGGCAAATAAAATTACGGACCGTTACCGTAAAAAGAAAACAGAAAATCTTGAAGATTTCGTCTATGAAGATGAAGACGGAAGCTTTTCCATCAAAGATATTTTACTGATGGACGAGAGCGCAGGTCCTGAAGTGAAGATGTTTCAGGATGAGATCTGGAAAAAACTGTTTGAGGCACTTGATGAACTTCCCGAAAAACAAAGGCTGGTCTACGTAGAAAATGAGCTGAACGACAAAACCCTCCAGGAGATCGCCGATGAACAGGAAGAAAACATCAAGACGATTATCAGCAGAAAAAACTATGCTGTGAAGCACTTGAGAAACAGATTGAGAAGATTATACGAAGATTTAAAAAGTTAG
- a CDS encoding S9 family peptidase codes for MNLLNPNIFGTAYIVLSTIMINAQSSTAKLPGDPTLPSSKANLEKLISYDKGTFKYKVEDYFARPKASAFKISPDGKYLSYKEKDQDRKNHVYVKDLNTGKITKAIVEKEDLIKSYGWLNKKRLFYTQDKGGNENIHLYAADVDGGNLKDLTPFEGITLGTIKPIKDTDFVVVTMNKNNKQIFEPYKINFITGEITQLYENKDVNSPIDDYIFDKDGNLRGYTVLENGLTTKTYYKDLQTGKFNLMKSTDWSDTFNIIRFNDNSKNKDEAYVVTNLDSDKARIVLYDLKKNTVIKEVYSNPVYDVNSISVAGKNRNYELDYISYNGIKGETVPVSKFYKEIDDKLKSQFKEKEFGIVSSDDNDEKLLVIVGSDKLYGTYYEYDTKGKELKVLYNLMPQLKEEDMAEMRPIEFKSRDGLTIHGYITLPKAALEGKKVPLVVNPHGGPQGIRDDWGFNPEAQLFASRGYATLQVNFRISGGYGKEFQKAGYKQIGRRAMDDVEDGVNYVISQGWVDKNKVAIYGGSHGGYATLMGLIKTPDLYACGVDYVGVSNIFTFFDSFPEYWKPYKEMVKQIWYDLDNPEEAKIAKEVSPVYQIDKIKKPLFVVQGANDPRVNINESDQIVKAMRAKGFEVPYMVKYDEGHGFGKEPNRIELYKYMLGFFAENFNK; via the coding sequence ATGAATTTACTGAATCCCAACATTTTCGGTACAGCCTATATTGTACTGTCTACGATCATGATCAACGCACAAAGTTCTACTGCCAAACTGCCGGGAGATCCTACTTTGCCATCTTCCAAAGCCAATCTTGAAAAGCTTATTTCTTACGACAAAGGAACCTTCAAATATAAAGTTGAAGATTATTTTGCAAGGCCGAAAGCGTCAGCATTTAAAATTTCCCCGGATGGCAAATACCTTTCCTATAAAGAAAAGGATCAGGACCGTAAAAATCATGTTTATGTCAAAGACCTGAATACAGGAAAAATTACCAAAGCCATTGTAGAAAAAGAGGATCTGATCAAAAGCTACGGCTGGCTTAATAAAAAAAGACTTTTCTACACCCAGGATAAAGGTGGAAATGAAAATATCCATCTTTATGCAGCGGATGTTGACGGAGGAAACCTTAAAGATTTAACACCGTTTGAGGGGATTACTCTGGGGACCATAAAACCGATAAAAGATACTGATTTCGTTGTTGTAACGATGAATAAAAACAACAAACAGATTTTTGAACCTTATAAAATCAATTTCATTACAGGAGAAATAACTCAGCTGTATGAAAATAAAGATGTTAACAGCCCTATAGATGACTATATTTTTGATAAGGACGGGAATCTGAGAGGGTATACGGTTCTTGAAAACGGACTGACAACAAAAACCTATTATAAAGACCTGCAGACAGGGAAGTTTAACCTTATGAAGTCAACAGACTGGTCTGATACGTTCAATATCATCAGGTTTAATGATAACTCCAAGAATAAAGATGAAGCCTATGTGGTTACCAATCTGGACAGTGACAAGGCCAGGATTGTATTGTATGATCTAAAGAAAAATACAGTCATCAAGGAGGTTTATTCGAATCCTGTATATGATGTGAATTCCATTAGTGTTGCCGGTAAAAACAGGAATTATGAACTGGATTATATCAGCTATAATGGAATTAAGGGGGAAACGGTTCCTGTAAGTAAATTTTACAAGGAAATCGACGATAAATTAAAATCTCAGTTTAAAGAAAAAGAGTTTGGGATCGTTTCTTCAGATGATAATGATGAAAAACTTCTGGTAATTGTAGGAAGTGATAAATTGTATGGAACTTATTATGAATATGATACCAAGGGTAAGGAATTAAAGGTTCTTTACAACCTTATGCCGCAACTGAAGGAAGAGGATATGGCTGAAATGCGGCCTATTGAATTCAAAAGCAGGGACGGATTGACGATTCATGGCTATATAACGTTACCCAAAGCTGCTTTGGAAGGCAAAAAAGTACCTTTGGTCGTAAACCCTCACGGAGGTCCGCAGGGAATCAGGGATGACTGGGGATTTAATCCGGAAGCTCAGTTATTTGCGAGCAGAGGATACGCTACCCTTCAGGTGAATTTCAGAATTTCAGGAGGTTACGGAAAAGAGTTCCAGAAAGCAGGGTATAAGCAGATCGGAAGAAGAGCAATGGATGATGTGGAAGATGGAGTCAACTATGTTATCAGCCAGGGATGGGTAGATAAAAATAAAGTAGCCATCTATGGAGGAAGCCATGGCGGCTATGCCACTTTGATGGGATTGATCAAAACGCCGGACTTATATGCCTGTGGTGTAGACTATGTAGGCGTGTCCAATATTTTTACTTTCTTTGATTCCTTCCCGGAATACTGGAAGCCTTATAAGGAAATGGTAAAACAGATCTGGTATGATCTGGATAATCCTGAAGAAGCTAAGATTGCCAAAGAAGTTTCACCGGTTTACCAGATTGATAAGATCAAAAAGCCTTTGTTTGTCGTACAGGGTGCGAATGACCCGAGAGTCAATATCAATGAATCCGATCAGATTGTAAAAGCCATGCGTGCTAAAGGATTTGAAGTTCCTTACATGGTAAAATATGATGAGGGACACGGGTTTGGAAAAGAACCGAACAGAATTGAGCTTTACAAATATATGTTAGGATTCTTTGCGGAGAATTTTAATAAGTAA
- a CDS encoding SRPBCC domain-containing protein, with amino-acid sequence METLSYETVIDAPMQKVWDILWSPETYSEWTRYFGEGSVMKSDWKVGGKTYFVNANGEGMVSTIDSLDEPRQVVFKHLGMVDKEGHEDTQSKEVMEWSGSFEKYFLIDFDGKTKLHTEVQVEKEWQDHLNTGFTKGLMVVKSIAEGANLTSV; translated from the coding sequence ATGGAAACCTTATCATACGAAACAGTAATTGACGCACCCATGCAGAAAGTCTGGGATATTCTCTGGAGCCCTGAAACGTATAGTGAATGGACCAGGTATTTTGGAGAAGGATCTGTCATGAAATCTGATTGGAAGGTGGGCGGAAAGACCTACTTCGTTAATGCCAATGGAGAAGGGATGGTTTCTACCATAGACAGTCTGGATGAACCCAGACAGGTGGTATTCAAACATCTGGGAATGGTAGATAAAGAAGGACATGAAGATACACAAAGCAAGGAAGTAATGGAATGGAGCGGCAGTTTTGAAAAATATTTCCTGATAGATTTTGATGGGAAAACAAAGCTTCATACGGAAGTTCAGGTTGAAAAAGAATGGCAGGATCATCTTAATACAGGTTTTACAAAAGGATTGATGGTTGTAAAAAGCATTGCCGAGGGAGCCAATTTAACTTCGGTATAA
- a CDS encoding SRPBCC domain-containing protein translates to MERLSYEIEINAEPEKVWSVLWGDITYRQWTTAFKDGSFYEGTLEENNIVKFLDPKNNGMYSRVVKVIPNEEITFLHLGEIYDGIEVSQDWGEATEAYFLKENEEGTLLRAEIQTPAEFKEFLKRNFQKRCHSLSIFRKISCRNCQKNSITNHKKLKYGNLIIRNSN, encoded by the coding sequence ATGGAACGATTATCATATGAAATAGAAATCAATGCCGAGCCTGAAAAAGTGTGGAGTGTCCTTTGGGGCGACATTACCTACAGGCAATGGACAACGGCTTTTAAAGACGGTTCTTTTTACGAAGGAACGCTCGAAGAAAATAATATTGTCAAATTTCTGGATCCCAAAAACAACGGAATGTACAGCAGAGTAGTAAAAGTGATCCCTAACGAAGAAATAACGTTTCTGCATCTGGGTGAGATTTATGATGGTATTGAAGTTTCACAGGATTGGGGTGAAGCTACAGAAGCTTACTTTTTAAAGGAGAATGAAGAAGGAACTTTGTTGAGAGCCGAAATTCAGACTCCTGCAGAATTTAAAGAATTTTTGAAGAGAAATTTCCAAAAGCGATGTCACTCGTTAAGCATCTTTCGGAAAATCAGCTGTAGGAACTGCCAAAAAAATAGTATTACAAATCATAAAAAATTAAAATATGGAAACCTTATCATACGAAACAGTAATTGA
- a CDS encoding SDR family oxidoreductase, with amino-acid sequence MKTQNKSQSKSKVPKEGLFPEIIRNDYQGSKKLLGKKAVISGGDSGIGQAVAVHFAREGADVAIIYKESDDDAKETKRLVKKEGQQCILIKGDLTRKAFRTKCAEKIKTEWKNLDILVNNAGIHTSENSLEKISDEQIRETFETNIMSMISFTRNFLPFIRKGGRIICTTSVTAYRGSNHLIDYAATKGAVLSFIRSLADNLAEKKILVNGVAPGPIWTPLVKEAFDDLSTFGKDTPLKRAGQPSEVAPAYVFLASKDASYITGEVIHINGGDFVGG; translated from the coding sequence ATGAAGACACAGAACAAGTCACAATCTAAGTCAAAAGTGCCTAAAGAAGGACTTTTTCCGGAAATTATCCGGAATGATTATCAGGGCAGCAAGAAGCTGCTTGGAAAAAAAGCCGTGATTTCAGGAGGAGACAGTGGAATTGGTCAGGCAGTGGCGGTTCATTTCGCGAGAGAAGGTGCAGATGTTGCCATTATCTATAAAGAAAGCGATGATGACGCCAAAGAGACCAAAAGGCTGGTAAAAAAAGAGGGACAGCAATGTATCCTGATCAAAGGAGATCTTACTAGGAAAGCCTTCAGGACCAAATGCGCAGAAAAGATTAAAACAGAATGGAAGAATCTTGATATCCTGGTTAACAATGCCGGTATTCATACCTCTGAAAACAGCCTTGAGAAAATTTCAGATGAACAGATCCGGGAAACATTTGAGACCAATATCATGTCTATGATCTCTTTCACACGGAATTTTCTTCCCTTCATCAGGAAAGGAGGCAGAATCATCTGTACAACTTCCGTTACAGCTTATAGAGGGAGTAATCATTTAATCGATTATGCGGCTACGAAAGGAGCGGTTCTGTCGTTTATCCGGTCACTTGCCGATAATCTCGCTGAAAAAAAGATCCTGGTCAATGGAGTAGCTCCCGGACCTATATGGACCCCGCTGGTGAAAGAAGCTTTTGATGACCTTTCTACTTTTGGAAAAGATACCCCTTTAAAAAGGGCTGGCCAGCCTTCTGAAGTAGCGCCTGCCTATGTTTTTCTTGCTTCCAAAGATGCCAGTTATATTACTGGGGAAGTGATCCACATCAACGGCGGTGATTTTGTCGGAGGATAA
- a CDS encoding VOC family protein has translation MNNDIFPCLWYDGDAKQSAEFYCKVFGGEITADTPVVMNVDLFGQRLMLLNGGPQFKKNPSVSFMVICETEDEVQKYWDQLLEGGMALMDLGSYSWSRKYGWVQDQYGVTWQLFLGEKASDQKIIPTLMFIHGNNGKAKEAMELYTRTFPNSSIGNILKYGDGGEGHGIQEPADHVQHAHFVIDHYSLFCMDNSYDHPFDFNEGISMVVMTDDQEQTDHYWNTLTSNGGRESRCGWLKDPYDLSWQIVPKRLIQLMNDSDQEKAYKVVQAMMKMQKIIIKDLEDAYQS, from the coding sequence ATGAATAACGATATTTTCCCATGTCTCTGGTATGACGGAGATGCAAAACAATCTGCAGAATTTTACTGTAAGGTGTTTGGGGGTGAGATCACAGCAGATACTCCTGTTGTAATGAATGTTGATCTGTTCGGGCAGAGATTAATGCTGCTGAACGGAGGTCCGCAGTTTAAAAAGAATCCTTCCGTTTCTTTCATGGTAATCTGTGAAACGGAAGATGAGGTACAGAAATACTGGGATCAGCTATTGGAAGGCGGTATGGCATTGATGGATTTAGGATCTTATTCGTGGAGTAGAAAATACGGATGGGTACAGGACCAATACGGAGTAACCTGGCAGTTGTTTTTAGGAGAAAAGGCAAGTGATCAGAAAATCATTCCGACACTGATGTTTATCCATGGAAATAATGGAAAAGCCAAGGAAGCGATGGAGCTTTATACCCGAACTTTTCCTAATTCAAGCATCGGAAATATATTGAAATACGGAGACGGCGGAGAAGGGCACGGTATTCAGGAGCCGGCAGACCATGTGCAGCATGCTCATTTTGTAATTGATCATTACAGTTTGTTCTGCATGGATAATTCGTATGATCATCCGTTTGATTTTAATGAAGGAATTTCCATGGTCGTCATGACGGATGACCAGGAGCAGACAGATCATTACTGGAACACTTTGACTTCAAACGGAGGAAGAGAAAGTAGGTGCGGCTGGCTGAAAGATCCATATGATTTAAGCTGGCAGATTGTGCCGAAAAGACTGATCCAGCTCATGAATGATTCTGACCAGGAAAAAGCCTATAAAGTAGTTCAGGCGATGATGAAAATGCAGAAAATTATAATTAAGGATCTGGAAGACGCATACCAATCCTAA
- a CDS encoding DNA-directed RNA polymerase subunit alpha C-terminal domain-containing protein — protein MSKSLNAVYAVNYDSKEEFLHGIIAFPARRALEREKIDSLEKLSDYSEKEIMQLHGFGKNTVAKLKTYMKENQVFFKEA, from the coding sequence ATGTCAAAAAGTTTAAATGCTGTTTATGCTGTTAATTATGATTCTAAAGAAGAATTTCTCCACGGGATAATTGCCTTTCCTGCCAGAAGAGCTTTGGAAAGAGAAAAAATAGATTCTTTAGAAAAGCTGTCAGACTATTCTGAAAAAGAAATTATGCAGCTGCATGGTTTTGGCAAGAATACGGTAGCTAAACTGAAGACTTATATGAAAGAAAACCAGGTGTTTTTTAAGGAAGCATAA